One stretch of Tepidibacter hydrothermalis DNA includes these proteins:
- a CDS encoding anion permease has product MAKILLGIMIASGIPFTFMLIQSYMKRKAEGRLETESFIKMGLVGALANFFDTLGLSSFAIETSLFKNFNLVSDEKLPGTLNVGATIPTLVQACIFIASVEVEPLTLFSMIVAALAGAIVGAGLISKLPKKTIQLAMGIALFSMAIILLAGQLNLFPVGGDAMGLHGTKLIIAICGNFLFGALNTLGIGLFAPCMTMVYMLGMSPIAAFPIMMGSCALLLPFAGMKFIKEDTHSAQGSMAVNVMGPIGVLIAAFLVKSMNVYLLKWLLIFVVVYTTVMMFKSYKESVSKENKSVA; this is encoded by the coding sequence ATTTACTTTTATGCTTATTCAATCTTACATGAAGAGAAAAGCAGAAGGCAGATTAGAAACAGAAAGTTTTATTAAAATGGGTTTAGTAGGAGCTCTAGCAAACTTCTTTGATACTTTAGGTCTTAGTAGTTTCGCTATAGAAACATCTTTATTTAAAAACTTTAATTTAGTTAGTGATGAAAAATTACCTGGAACATTAAATGTTGGTGCAACAATCCCAACTTTAGTACAGGCTTGTATATTTATAGCATCTGTTGAAGTTGAACCTTTAACTTTATTCTCTATGATAGTTGCAGCACTTGCAGGTGCAATTGTAGGAGCTGGACTTATATCTAAGCTTCCTAAGAAAACTATACAACTTGCAATGGGAATAGCTTTATTCTCTATGGCAATAATATTACTTGCTGGTCAGTTAAACCTTTTCCCAGTTGGTGGAGATGCTATGGGTCTTCATGGAACTAAACTTATAATAGCTATATGTGGTAACTTCCTATTTGGAGCTTTAAATACTCTAGGTATAGGACTTTTTGCTCCATGTATGACTATGGTTTACATGTTAGGTATGTCTCCAATAGCAGCATTCCCTATAATGATGGGTTCTTGTGCACTTTTATTACCTTTTGCTGGTATGAAGTTCATAAAAGAAGATACTCACTCTGCTCAAGGTTCTATGGCAGTTAACGTTATGGGTCCAATTGGAGTTTTAATAGCTGCATTTTTAGTTAAGTCTATGAATGTTTACCTATTAAAATGGTTATTAATATTCGTTGTTGTATATACAACAGTTATGATGTTCAAATCATATAAAGAATCAGTATCTAAAGAAAATAAAAGCGTAGCTTAA